Proteins encoded in a region of the Sander lucioperca isolate FBNREF2018 chromosome 4, SLUC_FBN_1.2, whole genome shotgun sequence genome:
- the nt5c2b gene encoding cytosolic purine 5'-nucleotidase isoform X4 — MSYKSMFQDVRDAVDWVHFKGTLKVKTVENLEKYVVKDGKLPLLLSRMNEVAKVFLATNSDYKYTDKIMTYLFDFPHGPKPGTSHRPWQSYFDLILVDARKPQFFGEGTVLRQVDTTTGRLKIGTYTGPLQHGIVYSGGSSDIVCDLLGAKGKDIVYIGDHIFGDILKSKKRQGWRTFLVIPELAQELHVWTDKSSLFEELQGLDIFLAELYKHLDSSSNERPDISTLQRRVKKVTHDMDMCYGMMGSLFRSGSRQTLFASQVMRYADLYAASFINLLYYPFSYLFRAAHVLMPHESTVEHAHVDIDTESPLATRNRTHCSDCKDLECKRTQLTRSFSEIKPPNLFPQTPQEITHCHDEDDDEEEEEE, encoded by the exons ATGTCCTATAAGAGCATGTTCCAGGACGTCCGCGACGCCGTCGACTGGGTCCACTTCAAG GGTACATTGAAGGTGAAGACGGTTGAGAACTTGGAGAAATATGTAGTGAAAGAT GGAAAGCTGCCTCTTCTCCTCAGCAGAATGAATGAAGTAGCCAAGGTTTTCTTGGCTAccaacagtgactacaaatacACTGAT AAAATCATGACCTACCTGTTTGACTTCCCACATGGACCGAAG CCTGGTACCTCCCACCGGCCCTGGCAGTCCTACTTTGACCTGATCCTGGTGGACGCCAGGAAGCCCCAGTTCTTTGGCGAGGGTACGGTGCTCAGACAAGTTGACACG ACAACAGGACGATTAAAGATAGGAACCTACACAGGACCTCTGCAGCATGGCATAGTCTACTCTGGAG GTTCCTCAGACATTGTGTGCGACCTGCTGGGGGCCAAGGGGAAGGACATAGTGTACATCGGCGACCACATCTTTGGAGACATCCTCAAGTCCAAGAAACGCCAAGGCTGGAGGACGTTCCTGGTTATACCAGAGCTGGCCCAGGAGCTGCACGTGTGGACCGACAAAAGCT CATTATTCGAGGAACTGCAGGGCCTGGACATTTTCTTGGCAGAACTCTACAA ACATCTGGACAGCAGCAGTAACGAGAGGCCAGACATCAGCACTCTTCAGAGAAGAGTCAAG AAAGTGACACATGACATGGACATGTGCTATGGCATGATGGGTAGCCTTTTCCGCAGTGGCTCCAGACAGACCTTGTTTGCCTCTCAAGTGATGCGTTACGCCGACTTGTACGCAGCCTCCTTCATCAACCTGCTGTACTATCCCTTCAGCTACCTCTTCAGAGCTGCACACGTGCTG ATGCCCCACGAGTCGACGGTGGAACACGCCCACGTGGATATCGACACGGAGTCGCCACTGGCCACGCGCAACCGCACCCACTGCAGCGACTGCAAGGACCTGGAGTGCAAACGCACCCAGCTGACCCGCTCCTTCAGCGAGATCAAACCTCCCAACCTGTTCCCCCAGACTCCCCAGGAGATCACCCACTGCCacgatgaggatgatgatgaggaggaagaggaggaataA
- the nt5c2b gene encoding cytosolic purine 5'-nucleotidase isoform X2 codes for MYGNLLKVDAYGNILVCVHGFNFLRGPEIRERYPNKFIQRDDTERFYILNTLFNLPETYLFACLVDFFSNCDRYTSCETGFKNGDLFMSYKSMFQDVRDAVDWVHFKGTLKVKTVENLEKYVVKDGKLPLLLSRMNEVAKVFLATNSDYKYTDKIMTYLFDFPHGPKPGTSHRPWQSYFDLILVDARKPQFFGEGTVLRQVDTTTGRLKIGTYTGPLQHGIVYSGGSSDIVCDLLGAKGKDIVYIGDHIFGDILKSKKRQGWRTFLVIPELAQELHVWTDKSSLFEELQGLDIFLAELYKHLDSSSNERPDISTLQRRVKKVTHDMDMCYGMMGSLFRSGSRQTLFASQVMRYADLYAASFINLLYYPFSYLFRAAHVLMPHESTVEHAHVDIDTESPLATRNRTHCSDCKDLECKRTQLTRSFSEIKPPNLFPQTPQEITHCHDEDDDEEEEEE; via the exons ATGTATGGAAACCTGTTGAAGGTTGACGCCTACGGTAATATCCTGGTCTGTGTCCATGGATTCAACTTCCTCCGAGG CCCTGAGATCCGTGAACGGTACCCAAACAAGTTCATCCAGAGAGATGATACAGAGCGCTTTTATATCCTTAACACTCTCTTCAACCTGCCAG AGACCTACCTCTTTGCTTGCCTTGTTGATTTCTTCTCCAACTGTGACAGATACACAAG CTGTGAAACTGGCTTCAAAAATGGCGACCTCTTCATGTCCTATAAGAGCATGTTCCAGGACGTCCGCGACGCCGTCGACTGGGTCCACTTCAAG GGTACATTGAAGGTGAAGACGGTTGAGAACTTGGAGAAATATGTAGTGAAAGAT GGAAAGCTGCCTCTTCTCCTCAGCAGAATGAATGAAGTAGCCAAGGTTTTCTTGGCTAccaacagtgactacaaatacACTGAT AAAATCATGACCTACCTGTTTGACTTCCCACATGGACCGAAG CCTGGTACCTCCCACCGGCCCTGGCAGTCCTACTTTGACCTGATCCTGGTGGACGCCAGGAAGCCCCAGTTCTTTGGCGAGGGTACGGTGCTCAGACAAGTTGACACG ACAACAGGACGATTAAAGATAGGAACCTACACAGGACCTCTGCAGCATGGCATAGTCTACTCTGGAG GTTCCTCAGACATTGTGTGCGACCTGCTGGGGGCCAAGGGGAAGGACATAGTGTACATCGGCGACCACATCTTTGGAGACATCCTCAAGTCCAAGAAACGCCAAGGCTGGAGGACGTTCCTGGTTATACCAGAGCTGGCCCAGGAGCTGCACGTGTGGACCGACAAAAGCT CATTATTCGAGGAACTGCAGGGCCTGGACATTTTCTTGGCAGAACTCTACAA ACATCTGGACAGCAGCAGTAACGAGAGGCCAGACATCAGCACTCTTCAGAGAAGAGTCAAG AAAGTGACACATGACATGGACATGTGCTATGGCATGATGGGTAGCCTTTTCCGCAGTGGCTCCAGACAGACCTTGTTTGCCTCTCAAGTGATGCGTTACGCCGACTTGTACGCAGCCTCCTTCATCAACCTGCTGTACTATCCCTTCAGCTACCTCTTCAGAGCTGCACACGTGCTG ATGCCCCACGAGTCGACGGTGGAACACGCCCACGTGGATATCGACACGGAGTCGCCACTGGCCACGCGCAACCGCACCCACTGCAGCGACTGCAAGGACCTGGAGTGCAAACGCACCCAGCTGACCCGCTCCTTCAGCGAGATCAAACCTCCCAACCTGTTCCCCCAGACTCCCCAGGAGATCACCCACTGCCacgatgaggatgatgatgaggaggaagaggaggaataA
- the nt5c2b gene encoding cytosolic purine 5'-nucleotidase isoform X3: protein MTTSWSDRLQNYADLPANMDGVSMKKYRREPYHRVFVNRSLAMEKIKCFGFDMDYTLAVYKSPEYESLGFELTVERLVSIGYPQELLSFVYDPSFPTRGLVFDTMYGNLLKVDAYGNILVCVHGFNFLRGPEIRERYPNKFIQRDDTERFYILNTLFNLPETYLFACLVDFFSNCDRYTSCETGFKNGDLFMSYKSMFQDVRDAVDWVHFKGTLKVKTVENLEKYVVKDGKLPLLLSRMNEVAKVFLATNSDYKYTDKIMTYLFDFPHGPKPGTSHRPWQSYFDLILVDARKPQFFGEGTVLRQVDTTTGRLKIGTYTGPLQHGIVYSGGSSDIVCDLLGAKGKDIVYIGDHIFGDILKSKKRQGWRTFLVIPELAQELHVWTDKSSLFEELQGLDIFLAELYNNRVRLRENNGVNRVKSKGLVLAGHLITRFTEVIYSGARPVAPPL, encoded by the exons ATGACCACTTCATGGAGTGACAGACTGCAGAACTATGCAGACTTGCCTGCCAACATGGACGGCGTGTCAATGAAGAAATACAGAAGAGAGCCATACCACAG AGTGTTTGTCAACAGAAGTTTGGCAATGGAGAAGATTAAGTGCTTTGGCTTTGACATGGACTACACTTTAGCAG TGTACAAGTCACCAGAGTACGAGTCACTAGGTTTTGAGCTCACAGTGGAGCGGCTGGTTTCCATCGGTTACCCCCAGGAGCTGCTCAGCTTCGTCTACGACCCATCCTTCCCCACCAG GGGCCTTGTGTTTGATACCATGTATGGAAACCTGTTGAAGGTTGACGCCTACGGTAATATCCTGGTCTGTGTCCATGGATTCAACTTCCTCCGAGG CCCTGAGATCCGTGAACGGTACCCAAACAAGTTCATCCAGAGAGATGATACAGAGCGCTTTTATATCCTTAACACTCTCTTCAACCTGCCAG AGACCTACCTCTTTGCTTGCCTTGTTGATTTCTTCTCCAACTGTGACAGATACACAAG CTGTGAAACTGGCTTCAAAAATGGCGACCTCTTCATGTCCTATAAGAGCATGTTCCAGGACGTCCGCGACGCCGTCGACTGGGTCCACTTCAAG GGTACATTGAAGGTGAAGACGGTTGAGAACTTGGAGAAATATGTAGTGAAAGAT GGAAAGCTGCCTCTTCTCCTCAGCAGAATGAATGAAGTAGCCAAGGTTTTCTTGGCTAccaacagtgactacaaatacACTGAT AAAATCATGACCTACCTGTTTGACTTCCCACATGGACCGAAG CCTGGTACCTCCCACCGGCCCTGGCAGTCCTACTTTGACCTGATCCTGGTGGACGCCAGGAAGCCCCAGTTCTTTGGCGAGGGTACGGTGCTCAGACAAGTTGACACG ACAACAGGACGATTAAAGATAGGAACCTACACAGGACCTCTGCAGCATGGCATAGTCTACTCTGGAG GTTCCTCAGACATTGTGTGCGACCTGCTGGGGGCCAAGGGGAAGGACATAGTGTACATCGGCGACCACATCTTTGGAGACATCCTCAAGTCCAAGAAACGCCAAGGCTGGAGGACGTTCCTGGTTATACCAGAGCTGGCCCAGGAGCTGCACGTGTGGACCGACAAAAGCT CATTATTCGAGGAACTGCAGGGCCTGGACATTTTCTTGGCAGAACTCTACAA TAACAGGGTGCGTTTGAGAGAGAACAACGGGGTCAATAGGGTAAAGTCGAAAGGGCTGGTTCTCGCAGGCCACCTGATAACCAGGTTCACCGAGGTTATTTATAGCGGGGCACGACCTGTTGCACCACCTCTTTGA
- the nt5c2b gene encoding cytosolic purine 5'-nucleotidase isoform X1, with translation MTTSWSDRLQNYADLPANMDGVSMKKYRREPYHRVFVNRSLAMEKIKCFGFDMDYTLAVYKSPEYESLGFELTVERLVSIGYPQELLSFVYDPSFPTRGLVFDTMYGNLLKVDAYGNILVCVHGFNFLRGPEIRERYPNKFIQRDDTERFYILNTLFNLPETYLFACLVDFFSNCDRYTSCETGFKNGDLFMSYKSMFQDVRDAVDWVHFKGTLKVKTVENLEKYVVKDGKLPLLLSRMNEVAKVFLATNSDYKYTDKIMTYLFDFPHGPKPGTSHRPWQSYFDLILVDARKPQFFGEGTVLRQVDTTTGRLKIGTYTGPLQHGIVYSGGSSDIVCDLLGAKGKDIVYIGDHIFGDILKSKKRQGWRTFLVIPELAQELHVWTDKSSLFEELQGLDIFLAELYKHLDSSSNERPDISTLQRRVKKVTHDMDMCYGMMGSLFRSGSRQTLFASQVMRYADLYAASFINLLYYPFSYLFRAAHVLMPHESTVEHAHVDIDTESPLATRNRTHCSDCKDLECKRTQLTRSFSEIKPPNLFPQTPQEITHCHDEDDDEEEEEE, from the exons ATGACCACTTCATGGAGTGACAGACTGCAGAACTATGCAGACTTGCCTGCCAACATGGACGGCGTGTCAATGAAGAAATACAGAAGAGAGCCATACCACAG AGTGTTTGTCAACAGAAGTTTGGCAATGGAGAAGATTAAGTGCTTTGGCTTTGACATGGACTACACTTTAGCAG TGTACAAGTCACCAGAGTACGAGTCACTAGGTTTTGAGCTCACAGTGGAGCGGCTGGTTTCCATCGGTTACCCCCAGGAGCTGCTCAGCTTCGTCTACGACCCATCCTTCCCCACCAG GGGCCTTGTGTTTGATACCATGTATGGAAACCTGTTGAAGGTTGACGCCTACGGTAATATCCTGGTCTGTGTCCATGGATTCAACTTCCTCCGAGG CCCTGAGATCCGTGAACGGTACCCAAACAAGTTCATCCAGAGAGATGATACAGAGCGCTTTTATATCCTTAACACTCTCTTCAACCTGCCAG AGACCTACCTCTTTGCTTGCCTTGTTGATTTCTTCTCCAACTGTGACAGATACACAAG CTGTGAAACTGGCTTCAAAAATGGCGACCTCTTCATGTCCTATAAGAGCATGTTCCAGGACGTCCGCGACGCCGTCGACTGGGTCCACTTCAAG GGTACATTGAAGGTGAAGACGGTTGAGAACTTGGAGAAATATGTAGTGAAAGAT GGAAAGCTGCCTCTTCTCCTCAGCAGAATGAATGAAGTAGCCAAGGTTTTCTTGGCTAccaacagtgactacaaatacACTGAT AAAATCATGACCTACCTGTTTGACTTCCCACATGGACCGAAG CCTGGTACCTCCCACCGGCCCTGGCAGTCCTACTTTGACCTGATCCTGGTGGACGCCAGGAAGCCCCAGTTCTTTGGCGAGGGTACGGTGCTCAGACAAGTTGACACG ACAACAGGACGATTAAAGATAGGAACCTACACAGGACCTCTGCAGCATGGCATAGTCTACTCTGGAG GTTCCTCAGACATTGTGTGCGACCTGCTGGGGGCCAAGGGGAAGGACATAGTGTACATCGGCGACCACATCTTTGGAGACATCCTCAAGTCCAAGAAACGCCAAGGCTGGAGGACGTTCCTGGTTATACCAGAGCTGGCCCAGGAGCTGCACGTGTGGACCGACAAAAGCT CATTATTCGAGGAACTGCAGGGCCTGGACATTTTCTTGGCAGAACTCTACAA ACATCTGGACAGCAGCAGTAACGAGAGGCCAGACATCAGCACTCTTCAGAGAAGAGTCAAG AAAGTGACACATGACATGGACATGTGCTATGGCATGATGGGTAGCCTTTTCCGCAGTGGCTCCAGACAGACCTTGTTTGCCTCTCAAGTGATGCGTTACGCCGACTTGTACGCAGCCTCCTTCATCAACCTGCTGTACTATCCCTTCAGCTACCTCTTCAGAGCTGCACACGTGCTG ATGCCCCACGAGTCGACGGTGGAACACGCCCACGTGGATATCGACACGGAGTCGCCACTGGCCACGCGCAACCGCACCCACTGCAGCGACTGCAAGGACCTGGAGTGCAAACGCACCCAGCTGACCCGCTCCTTCAGCGAGATCAAACCTCCCAACCTGTTCCCCCAGACTCCCCAGGAGATCACCCACTGCCacgatgaggatgatgatgaggaggaagaggaggaataA